One Hyla sarda isolate aHylSar1 chromosome 11, aHylSar1.hap1, whole genome shotgun sequence genomic window carries:
- the LOC130295215 gene encoding olfactory receptor 998-like: protein MSATNQTNVVEFYLLGFGNLGIFRFLLFTLLLVVYVVSLGGNLLIITLVLFSRFLRSPMYFFLSHLSFCDTVFTTNVLPNMLQVILQEGSTLSVAGCIAQYHVFGFSATSESFLLTMMSYDRYLAICNPLRYTAVMNSRLQVLLVASSWFLSLVVTLSSLLLVCRLWFCGSNVIDHFFCDISPLLELSCSDTSLVKIELYVCSVPIVVLPFLFIMASYISIFLSIVRISSSSGRQKAFSTCSSHLTVVSLYYGTLFAVYVVPTNISSLNLNKILSLLYTVVTPMFNPIVYSLRNQEIKTALQVQILGKHNRY from the coding sequence ATGAGTGCAACCAACCAAACCAACGTTGTAGAGTTCTACTTGTTAGGTTTCGGAAACCTTGGTATCTTTAGGTTCCTCCTATTCACTTTGCTTCTCGTAGTTTATGTTGTATCGTTGGGTGGTAACCTACTGATCATCACTTTAGTTCTATTCAGTAGATTTCTACGGTCCCCCATGTACTTTTTCCTCAGCCACTTGTCATTCTGTGACACGGTGTTTACTACCAACGTCTTGCCGAACATGCTTCAAGTCATCCTACAAGAAGGCAGTACTCTGTCGGTGGCAGGCTGCATTGCCCAGTATCATGTTTTTGGCTTTTCGGCAACTTCAGAGTCATTTCTTCTTACTATGATGTCCTATGATCGATACTTGGCCATATGCAATCCATTACGGTACACTGCGGTGATGAACTCACGTCTCCAGGTTCTTCTTGTGGCTTCATCGTGGTTCTTAAGTTTGGTGGTGACCCTGAGTTCACTTCTCCTGGTATGCAGGCTCTGGTTTTGTGGATCCAATGTGATCGATCATTTCTTCTGTGATATTTCTCCTCTTTTGGAACTCTCTTGCTCGGATACATCTCTTGTAAAAATCGAACTATATGTTTGTTCTGTCCCCATTGTGGTGTTACCATTTCTCTTCATAATGGCAAGTTACATCTCCATCTTCTTGAGTATTGTACGCATTTCATCCTCATCTGGGAGGCAGAAGGCTTTCTCCACTTGTAGCTCACACCTAACTGTGGTATCCTTGTATTATGGGACACTATTTGCTGTCTATGTTGTACCCACCAACATCTCCTCACTAAACCTCAATAAGATCTTGTCCCTTTTATACACCGTGGTTACCCCAATGTTCAATCCTATTGTATACAGCCTTAGAAACCAAGAGATAAAAACCGCACTACAGGTTCAAATCTTAGGAAAACATaacagatattaa
- the LOC130295818 gene encoding syntaxin-7-like, whose protein sequence is MAYSTIRDPAQLAQTVSSNILRITQGSAEIQRIVNQLGTVQDTSELQNQLQQKIQYVNKLAKDTDKCLKEFSSLPFDSDQRQRKLQKDRLLNEFSSALTNFQKIQRLAAEKEKDFVARVRAGSRVSGGGADDGLKDGSLVNWENESQSQATMQEDLITEDDLRLIEERESAIQQLEEDIRGVNEIFKDLGMMVHEQGEMIDSIEANVETADVHVHQANQQLARAVEYQRKSRKKICIIILVLVILIAILAVIIWAATKN, encoded by the exons ATGGCGTATAGTACCATCCGGGACCCAGCGCAGCTGGCACAGACAGTCTCCTCCAACATCCTGCGGATAACACAGGGCT CCGCCGAGATCCAGAGGATAGTGAACCAGCTGGGAACCGTCCAGGACACTTCCGAACTACAGAACCAACT ACAGCAGAAAATACAATATGTGAACAAGCTTGCCAAAGACACGGACAAATGTCTCAAGGAGTTCTCATCTCTCCCTTTCGACAGCGATCAG AGACAGAGAAAGCTCCAGAAGGACAGACTCCTGAATGAGTTTAGCTCCGCATTGACCAACTttcagaagattcagagattagCCGCAGAAAAGGAGAAAGACTTTGTGGCTCGGGTCCGTGCCGGCTCCAGAGTATCG GGTGGTGGCGCAGATGATGGACTTAAGGATGGCTCATTGGTCAACTGGGAAAA TGAGAGCCAGTCACAGGCGACAATGCAAGAGGATCTCATCACGGAAGATGATCTGCGGCTCATAGAGGAACGGGAAAGCGCCATACAGCAACTTGAG GAGGATATCAGAGGGGTCAATGAAATCTTCAAAGACTTGGGTATGATGGTCCACGAGCAAGGAGAAATGATTG ACAGCATAGAGGCCAACGTAGAAACTGCTGACGTGCATGTCCATCAAGCCAACCAGCAGCTGGCCCGGGCAGTAGAGTACCAG cgCAAGTCCCGGAAGAAGATCTGTATTATCATACTCGTGCTCGTAATACTGATCGCAATTCTTGCAGTGATTATCTGGGCGGCCACTAAAAATTAG